The following coding sequences are from one Methanomassiliicoccales archaeon window:
- a CDS encoding 50S ribosomal protein L22, translating into MVGYTAQADPDTTSKAIAKELPISPKFSREVCRMIRGKKVDYAIRMLEEVVELRRPVPIRRHNYGVAHKTGVGPGRFPTKAAKAIIKVLQSAKSNAEYKGLDADNMKVRIVSAHMGRTIRGYMPRAHGRSTQWDQQTVNIEVILEEVQ; encoded by the coding sequence ATGGTTGGATACACTGCTCAAGCCGATCCGGACACTACGTCCAAGGCCATCGCCAAAGAGTTGCCCATCTCCCCCAAGTTCTCACGTGAGGTTTGCCGGATGATACGGGGAAAGAAGGTAGATTACGCCATCCGCATGTTGGAAGAGGTCGTGGAGCTGCGCCGCCCGGTGCCGATCCGCCGCCACAACTATGGTGTAGCCCACAAGACCGGGGTCGGACCCGGTCGTTTCCCCACTAAGGCCGCCAAAGCCATCATCAAGGTGCTGCAAAGCGCCAAGAGCAACGCGGAGTACAAGGGACTGGACGCCGACAATATGAAGGTGAGAATAGTATCCGCGCACATGGGAAGGACCATACGCGGTTACATGCCCAGGGCACACGGTCGCAGCACCCAATGGGACCAGCAGACCGTGAACATCGAAGTCATACTGGAGGAGGTTCAGTAA
- a CDS encoding 30S ribosomal protein S3 — protein sequence MASERKFVAENIRRVLLKEYLMKTVDRAGFGGVDVQRTPMGTRVTLVVERPGIVIGRRGAAIKSLTKAIEDNYHYDNPQIEVQEVENPNLNAQIMAEKLAFALERGWHFRRAGHSTVRRIMESGARGCLIIISGKLTGERHRTEKFKDGYIKYCGETRLLFVDTGFAVAKLKPGVIGVQVEIMDPDARLPAEIDVMPMDEAIKANPELMEILRKEDEVSVIAEHPAEEPSLEEDKEEVAE from the coding sequence ATGGCCAGCGAAAGAAAGTTCGTGGCGGAGAACATCAGAAGGGTTCTCCTTAAGGAATATTTGATGAAGACAGTCGATCGCGCCGGATTCGGCGGGGTGGACGTACAGAGGACCCCGATGGGGACCAGGGTCACCCTGGTCGTCGAGAGGCCCGGCATCGTCATTGGTCGTCGCGGTGCGGCGATCAAGTCGCTGACCAAGGCCATCGAGGACAACTATCATTACGACAACCCTCAGATCGAGGTCCAGGAGGTCGAGAACCCCAACCTCAACGCCCAGATCATGGCCGAGAAGCTGGCCTTCGCTCTGGAGCGAGGCTGGCACTTCCGCCGGGCCGGGCATTCCACGGTGCGCCGCATCATGGAATCCGGGGCTCGTGGCTGCCTGATAATCATCTCCGGCAAACTTACCGGGGAGAGACACCGCACTGAGAAGTTCAAGGACGGGTACATAAAGTACTGCGGAGAGACCCGGTTGCTGTTCGTGGACACCGGATTCGCCGTGGCCAAACTTAAACCGGGCGTCATAGGCGTCCAGGTTGAGATCATGGACCCCGACGCACGCCTCCCTGCGGAGATCGACGTCATGCCGATGGATGAAGCCATCAAGGCCAATCCTGAACTGATGGAGATCCTGCGCAAGGAGGACGAGGTATCGGTCATCGCCGAGCACCCCGCGGAGGAACCCTCACTGGAAGAAGACAAGGAGGAGGTGGCTGAATAA
- the rpmC gene encoding 50S ribosomal protein L29, whose protein sequence is MALIHTSEIRKMNVDERAGKLRELQDELMHEKGAAAMGGAPNNPGKIRALRTNIARILTVQKEEEK, encoded by the coding sequence ATGGCTTTGATACATACCTCTGAAATCAGGAAGATGAACGTGGATGAGAGGGCCGGCAAGCTCCGCGAGCTGCAGGATGAGCTCATGCACGAGAAGGGAGCGGCCGCCATGGGCGGCGCTCCTAACAACCCGGGGAAGATCAGGGCCCTAAGGACCAACATCGCCAGGATCCTAACCGTCCAGAAGGAGGAAGAGAAATAA
- the yciH gene encoding stress response translation initiation inhibitor YciH, with the protein MADICSVCGLPKELCMCEEIAREQQSVRIFTDSRRYGKKVTVVDGIDATDIDMDDLARTLKNKCAAGGTAKEGKIELQGDHKKKVQQVLEEMGFKTEVR; encoded by the coding sequence ATGGCCGACATTTGCTCGGTATGTGGGCTCCCTAAAGAGCTGTGTATGTGCGAAGAGATCGCCAGAGAACAGCAGTCCGTAAGGATCTTCACCGACAGCCGACGGTACGGCAAAAAGGTCACCGTTGTCGATGGCATCGATGCCACTGATATAGACATGGATGACCTGGCGCGCACCTTGAAGAACAAGTGCGCCGCCGGCGGCACCGCTAAAGAAGGCAAGATCGAGCTCCAGGGGGACCACAAGAAGAAGGTCCAACAAGTCCTGGAAGAAATGGGCTTCAAGACCGAGGTTCGGTAG
- a CDS encoding ribonuclease P protein subunit: MDKRDFMRQELIGLDIEVVESNCPEHLLRGKVVDETKNMLAISCQGSERWIPKSGHEFEFTYQGERIRVPGSEIQYRPEDRIKKIR, encoded by the coding sequence ATGGACAAAAGGGATTTCATGAGACAAGAACTCATCGGACTGGACATCGAGGTGGTGGAATCCAACTGTCCCGAGCACCTGTTGCGCGGGAAGGTGGTGGACGAGACCAAGAACATGCTGGCCATCTCCTGCCAGGGCAGTGAGCGGTGGATACCCAAGTCCGGCCATGAGTTCGAGTTCACATATCAGGGCGAGAGGATCAGGGTCCCAGGATCCGAGATCCAGTATCGACCAGAGGATAGGATCAAGAAAATTAGGTGA
- a CDS encoding 30S ribosomal protein S17: MSEVRDIGIDVKAPSATCEDQYCPFHGKLPVRGQIIDGEVVSVKMNGSAVVERNYLKYDKKYERFEKRTKRYTVHNPPCLEIGSGDKVRIMECRPLSKTVSFVIVEKR; this comes from the coding sequence ATGAGCGAAGTTAGAGACATTGGCATTGATGTCAAGGCCCCCTCGGCCACCTGCGAGGACCAGTACTGTCCATTCCACGGGAAGCTCCCGGTAAGGGGACAGATCATTGACGGCGAAGTAGTGTCCGTTAAGATGAACGGCAGCGCCGTGGTCGAGAGGAATTACTTGAAGTATGACAAGAAGTACGAACGTTTCGAAAAGAGGACGAAGAGATACACCGTCCACAACCCCCCCTGCCTTGAGATAGGCTCGGGGGACAAGGTGCGCATCATGGAGTGCCGCCCCTTGAGCAAGACGGTGTCATTCGTCATCGTGGAGAAAAGGTGA
- a CDS encoding 50S ribosomal protein L14, with translation MKGLAGNQTRGIITGTVLDVVDNTGAKTISVIAVPNYHGTHGRCPAAAVGDIVVASVKKGTPEMRRQVVYAIVVRQRRPFRRADGTMVHFEDNAAVITTDEGETKGSDIKGPVAREAAERWPRVAATASTIV, from the coding sequence ATGAAGGGATTGGCAGGAAACCAGACCCGGGGCATCATTACCGGCACCGTCCTGGATGTGGTGGACAACACCGGCGCCAAGACCATCAGTGTCATCGCCGTGCCAAACTATCACGGGACGCACGGACGCTGCCCCGCCGCGGCCGTGGGTGACATCGTAGTCGCCTCGGTGAAGAAGGGCACTCCCGAGATGAGACGACAGGTGGTATACGCCATCGTCGTCCGTCAGAGGAGACCGTTCCGCCGGGCGGACGGGACCATGGTGCATTTCGAGGATAACGCAGCGGTCATCACCACCGATGAGGGTGAGACCAAGGGAAGCGACATAAAGGGACCCGTGGCCAGAGAGGCCGCTGAGCGCTGGCCGCGTGTAGCCGCCACCGCTTCGACCATCGTTTGA
- the rplX gene encoding 50S ribosomal protein L24: MTSKLARKQRKALYNAPNHVRNKSVGSHLSEELVEKLGRRTVRVVKGDTVRVVRGDEQILNLEGKVTSVDTEKGRLIIEGVTIAKADGTMTERPVHASNVVIIKLELKDNYRKQKLQFEEGSS; this comes from the coding sequence ATGACGAGCAAGTTGGCAAGAAAACAGAGGAAGGCGCTGTACAACGCGCCGAACCACGTGCGCAACAAAAGCGTCGGCTCCCACCTCAGCGAAGAGCTGGTCGAGAAGCTGGGACGCCGCACCGTCAGGGTCGTCAAGGGCGACACTGTCAGGGTGGTCCGAGGGGATGAGCAAATACTCAACCTCGAGGGTAAGGTCACCAGCGTGGACACAGAGAAGGGACGTCTTATCATCGAGGGAGTGACCATCGCCAAGGCGGACGGCACCATGACCGAAAGGCCAGTGCATGCCTCCAACGTGGTCATCATCAAGCTTGAACTAAAGGACAATTACCGCAAGCAGAAATTGCAATTCGAGGAGGGCTCCTCATGA
- a CDS encoding 30S ribosomal protein S4e: MTQDLKRLNAPKSWPVPRKSSVWVTSPNPGAHPLDQCMPLTLVLRDLLKVCDTAAEARKILSAKHVLVDGRVVTEAKLPVGLMDVLSLPASGKYYRMLLDSRGKFILVETTEERAKWKLCRIENKTVISGGRMQLNMHDGRNILVTEDSYKTGDVLKIELPTQKIIEPFKMVQGNVAMITSGSSAGQIMVIEEQVEARSSSPDLVRFKNGKLTVKNNVFVIGNKTPEVVLPEVSVV, encoded by the coding sequence ATGACCCAAGATTTAAAAAGATTGAACGCACCGAAGAGCTGGCCGGTGCCAAGGAAGAGCAGCGTATGGGTGACCAGCCCCAACCCCGGCGCACATCCGCTGGACCAATGCATGCCCCTGACCCTGGTGTTGCGGGACCTGCTTAAGGTCTGCGATACCGCCGCCGAGGCCAGGAAGATCCTCTCCGCCAAGCATGTATTGGTGGACGGAAGGGTGGTCACTGAGGCCAAGCTCCCCGTGGGCCTGATGGACGTATTGAGCCTGCCCGCTTCGGGCAAGTACTACCGCATGCTGCTGGACAGCCGCGGAAAGTTCATACTGGTCGAGACGACCGAGGAACGCGCCAAGTGGAAGTTGTGCCGCATAGAGAACAAGACCGTCATCAGCGGCGGCCGCATGCAGCTTAACATGCACGACGGACGCAACATCCTGGTCACCGAGGACAGCTACAAGACCGGCGATGTACTGAAGATAGAACTGCCGACGCAGAAGATCATCGAACCATTCAAAATGGTACAGGGCAATGTGGCCATGATCACCAGCGGCAGCAGCGCCGGTCAGATAATGGTGATAGAGGAACAGGTCGAAGCGCGTTCCTCCTCACCAGACCTGGTTCGGTTCAAGAACGGAAAGTTGACCGTGAAGAACAACGTGTTCGTGATCGGAAACAAGACCCCCGAGGTCGTACTGCCTGAGGTGAGCGTGGTATGA
- a CDS encoding 50S ribosomal protein L5, translating into MSENIMRKPRIEKVSVNIGVGESGERLVKAQKVLEMVTTQKSKQTFSKVTNRDFGIREGQPIGCIVTLRGEKAMDFLKRAFTIRENRIASYSFDQEGNLSFGIPDYTDFSGLKYDPEIGIFGMDVSVSIQRPGKRITRRRIMRCKVPKNHRMTRAEAMNFMKEIFNIEVID; encoded by the coding sequence ATGAGCGAGAACATAATGCGCAAACCGCGCATCGAGAAGGTTTCCGTCAACATCGGGGTCGGCGAATCCGGAGAAAGACTAGTAAAAGCACAGAAGGTGTTGGAGATGGTCACCACACAGAAATCCAAGCAGACCTTCTCCAAGGTCACCAACCGTGATTTCGGCATCCGCGAAGGTCAACCGATCGGATGCATCGTCACTCTCAGGGGAGAGAAGGCCATGGACTTCCTGAAAAGGGCGTTCACCATTCGCGAGAACCGCATCGCCTCATACTCCTTTGATCAAGAGGGTAACCTGTCCTTCGGGATACCCGACTACACCGACTTCTCAGGGTTGAAGTACGACCCGGAGATCGGTATCTTTGGCATGGACGTAAGCGTGTCCATCCAGAGGCCTGGAAAGAGAATAACCAGGCGCCGCATCATGCGCTGTAAAGTGCCCAAGAACCACCGTATGACCAGGGCAGAGGCCATGAACTTCATGAAGGAGATATTCAACATAGAGGTGATCGATTGA
- a CDS encoding 30S ribosomal protein S14: protein MKPKKKFGRSVGCTRCGRKRGLVRRYGMHLCRQCFREIAPQIGFKKYS from the coding sequence TTGAAGCCTAAAAAGAAATTCGGACGGAGCGTGGGCTGCACCAGATGCGGTCGTAAGAGAGGGCTCGTCCGCCGTTACGGAATGCACCTTTGCAGACAATGCTTCAGGGAGATCGCGCCGCAGATAGGGTTCAAGAAGTACTCGTGA
- a CDS encoding 30S ribosomal protein S8: MQSDPLNDAMSTIKNAAAVGKSECLIRPSSKLIGRVLKVMQDNGYINQFEFIEDGKAGVFKVKLQGKINNCGVIKPRYSVKKVDMEQFEARYLPAQDFGVLILTTTDGVITHMQAKENGVGGKLLAFVY; the protein is encoded by the coding sequence ATGCAGAGCGATCCATTGAATGATGCGATGTCCACCATCAAGAACGCAGCGGCCGTGGGCAAGAGCGAGTGCCTCATCAGGCCCTCTTCCAAGCTCATCGGGCGGGTGCTCAAGGTGATGCAGGACAACGGTTACATCAACCAGTTCGAGTTCATAGAGGACGGCAAGGCCGGCGTGTTCAAGGTCAAGTTGCAGGGAAAGATCAACAACTGCGGTGTGATCAAGCCACGCTACTCGGTGAAGAAAGTTGACATGGAGCAGTTCGAGGCCCGCTATCTGCCGGCCCAGGACTTCGGCGTGCTCATACTTACCACCACCGACGGCGTGATCACTCACATGCAGGCCAAGGAGAATGGCGTGGGCGGCAAGTTGCTAGCCTTCGTATACTGA
- a CDS encoding 50S ribosomal protein L6 yields the protein MTVTGHLDDTVHVPTEVKVTMKGSELTAKGPKGQVIRDFGHPKVKVSLKEDTVHVECEYPRVKEKALVGTYAAHIRNMIEGANHGFEYAMKVVYSHFPMKIVVKGEKFVIENFLGEKAPRSAVILEGAKVVIKGNEVFVTGSDLEKVSQTAANIERATKIRGFDPRVFQDGIYIVEKARRPK from the coding sequence ATGACAGTAACAGGACATTTGGACGACACGGTGCACGTGCCCACGGAGGTCAAGGTTACCATGAAGGGCAGCGAGCTGACCGCCAAAGGACCGAAAGGTCAGGTCATTCGCGACTTCGGTCACCCCAAGGTCAAGGTCTCCCTGAAGGAGGACACCGTACACGTAGAGTGCGAGTACCCTCGCGTCAAGGAGAAGGCCTTGGTCGGTACATACGCTGCACATATCAGGAATATGATCGAAGGGGCCAATCACGGGTTCGAATACGCCATGAAAGTGGTCTATTCCCACTTCCCCATGAAGATCGTGGTGAAGGGCGAAAAGTTCGTCATCGAGAACTTCTTGGGAGAGAAGGCCCCACGCTCAGCGGTCATATTGGAAGGCGCCAAGGTCGTGATAAAAGGTAACGAGGTATTCGTCACCGGGTCCGATCTGGAGAAGGTCTCCCAGACCGCTGCCAACATCGAACGTGCCACCAAGATCCGCGGATTCGACCCTAGGGTGTTCCAGGATGGTATCTACATCGTAGAGAAGGCAAGGAGGCCGAAGTAA
- a CDS encoding 50S ribosomal protein L32e, giving the protein MSAKKEIKSIQDLPYYRDEYTAQLADMGIGELDELLEALQDEQRKKEIVDALDGVGNKIADHWIEMLEEVETEIVETEVETKPVVKIKAVLTDEIKAALEMRDVKNRKRPAFLRQEWFRYPRLGEKWRKPKGIHSKMRRHLSYRPPVVSIGFRGPKMVRDYHPSGFQEVMVYNPDQVENVDPKVQAIRIGGTVGGRKRIAITSKADELGIRVLNRT; this is encoded by the coding sequence ATGTCGGCGAAGAAGGAGATCAAGAGCATACAGGACCTTCCCTACTACAGGGATGAGTACACCGCACAACTGGCCGACATGGGCATTGGGGAGCTTGACGAGCTTTTGGAGGCGTTGCAGGACGAGCAGCGCAAGAAGGAGATCGTCGACGCCCTGGACGGTGTAGGCAACAAGATCGCCGACCACTGGATAGAAATGTTGGAAGAGGTGGAGACGGAGATAGTCGAGACCGAGGTCGAGACCAAGCCGGTCGTGAAGATCAAGGCAGTGCTCACCGATGAGATAAAAGCTGCCCTGGAAATGAGGGACGTCAAGAACCGAAAGCGCCCAGCGTTCCTCAGACAGGAATGGTTCCGGTACCCGAGGCTCGGCGAAAAATGGAGAAAGCCCAAGGGCATTCACTCCAAGATGCGCCGGCATCTATCGTACCGCCCGCCGGTGGTCTCGATAGGCTTCCGCGGACCGAAGATGGTACGCGACTACCATCCCTCTGGTTTCCAGGAGGTCATGGTGTACAACCCCGACCAAGTGGAGAACGTGGACCCCAAGGTGCAGGCGATCCGTATCGGCGGCACCGTGGGCGGAAGGAAGAGAATAGCAATAACCAGTAAGGCGGATGAATTGGGAATCCGCGTACTTAACAGGACGTGA
- a CDS encoding 50S ribosomal protein L19e — protein sequence MDLKNQKRMAAEVMKCGWNRVWIDPNRIEDVADAITRADIRTAIQSGTIRALPKKGISRGRTRHRLAQKAKGRRRGQGSRKGTSNARRPKKEAWIQTIRPLRSTLRELRDGGKITRSVYREFYMKAKGGMFRSRNNLLMHLKTEGYLKEEN from the coding sequence ATGGATCTAAAGAACCAAAAGCGCATGGCGGCCGAAGTCATGAAGTGCGGTTGGAACCGGGTCTGGATAGACCCTAACCGCATTGAGGACGTCGCAGACGCTATAACCCGGGCGGACATTAGGACCGCCATCCAATCCGGGACCATCCGCGCCTTGCCCAAAAAGGGCATATCCCGAGGCAGGACCCGCCACCGGCTGGCCCAGAAAGCGAAGGGACGCAGGCGTGGACAGGGCAGCAGGAAAGGTACCTCCAATGCCAGAAGGCCAAAGAAGGAGGCATGGATCCAGACGATCAGACCACTGCGTTCCACGCTGCGCGAGCTGCGGGACGGGGGCAAGATCACCAGATCCGTATACCGGGAATTCTACATGAAGGCCAAGGGAGGCATGTTCAGGAGCAGGAACAACCTGCTAATGCACTTGAAGACCGAAGGCTACCTTAAGGAGGAGAACTGA
- a CDS encoding 50S ribosomal protein L18: MARGPRYKLAFRRRREGRTDYRQRARLLRARIPRAVVRVSLRHTSIQIVDFDPKGDQVLVTAHSRELVEMGWTRAAGNVPAAYLTGYLAGKKAVAKGLTEAVLDIGLKVPAKGATVFAALKGMLDAGMNIPHGEEVLPSKERLAGKHIGEDVEKMVQDIKSRMEAD; the protein is encoded by the coding sequence ATGGCGCGAGGACCGAGATACAAGTTGGCCTTCCGCCGCCGGCGTGAGGGCAGGACCGATTACCGACAGAGGGCTCGTCTGCTACGGGCGAGGATCCCGAGGGCCGTGGTCCGCGTCTCCCTGAGGCACACCAGCATTCAGATAGTGGACTTCGACCCCAAGGGCGACCAGGTGCTGGTCACCGCCCACTCCCGCGAATTGGTGGAGATGGGATGGACCAGGGCTGCCGGCAATGTGCCGGCCGCATATCTGACCGGCTATCTGGCCGGGAAGAAGGCCGTGGCCAAGGGACTGACCGAGGCGGTGCTCGACATCGGCCTCAAGGTGCCAGCTAAGGGCGCCACCGTGTTCGCTGCCCTAAAGGGCATGCTGGACGCGGGCATGAATATCCCCCACGGAGAGGAAGTGCTGCCTAGCAAGGAACGCCTAGCAGGCAAGCACATCGGTGAGGACGTGGAGAAGATGGTACAGGACATCAAGAGTCGCATGGAGGCTGATTAA
- a CDS encoding 30S ribosomal protein S5, translating to MEWVPMTRLGNMVLNGEITTMSQALATKLPLREAQIVDILLPDLKDEVIDVNIVQRMTDSGRRVKFRITCVVGNGDGFIGIGRAKGKEVGPSIRKAIDNAKLNIIEIKRGCGSWECGCGTPHSLPFTVVGKSGSVVVVLKPAPRGISLAVGDVAKSILSLAGVKDSWGYAKGHTKTTVNYAYATYYALRNTIEMRVSEEQEKRQHIVSGPMQMHMAEDDQAQQQGE from the coding sequence ATGGAATGGGTACCCATGACAAGACTGGGAAATATGGTGCTCAACGGTGAGATAACCACCATGAGCCAGGCCCTAGCCACCAAGCTCCCACTGCGCGAGGCGCAGATCGTGGACATATTGCTCCCCGACCTGAAGGACGAGGTCATCGACGTCAACATCGTGCAGAGGATGACCGACTCCGGTAGGAGGGTCAAGTTCAGGATCACCTGTGTGGTCGGAAACGGCGACGGTTTCATCGGTATTGGCAGAGCCAAGGGAAAGGAGGTCGGACCCTCTATCCGCAAGGCCATCGACAACGCCAAACTGAACATCATCGAGATCAAGCGCGGTTGCGGATCGTGGGAATGTGGGTGCGGAACGCCCCACTCCCTGCCATTCACCGTGGTCGGCAAGTCCGGCTCGGTGGTAGTGGTGCTCAAGCCCGCCCCCCGGGGTATTTCCCTGGCGGTCGGCGATGTGGCCAAGAGCATCCTTTCATTGGCCGGGGTCAAGGACTCTTGGGGATATGCCAAGGGTCACACCAAGACCACCGTTAACTACGCCTACGCCACTTACTACGCTCTAAGGAACACCATCGAGATGAGGGTGTCCGAGGAGCAGGAGAAGCGGCAGCACATCGTCAGCGGTCCGATGCAAATGCACATGGCCGAGGACGATCAGGCACAGCAGCAGGGAGAGTGA
- a CDS encoding 50S ribosomal protein L30 codes for MAYAAIRVRGHSGVKGDIADTMLMLRLTRANHCVVLQETAEIKGMLMKAKDYITWGEVSEETLARMIKFRGRLVGDKPIDDEVVKENTPFGSIMAFAKGVSKGETKYSEMKDVKPLFRLSPPRKGYEGVKRGFGAGGALGYRGEEINDLISRMI; via the coding sequence ATGGCATATGCAGCAATCAGAGTTCGTGGCCACTCCGGAGTGAAGGGCGACATCGCGGATACCATGCTCATGCTCCGCCTGACCCGAGCCAACCACTGTGTTGTGCTACAGGAGACCGCGGAGATAAAGGGCATGCTGATGAAGGCTAAGGACTACATCACCTGGGGCGAGGTTTCCGAGGAGACCCTGGCCCGAATGATAAAGTTCCGTGGCCGGCTCGTTGGCGACAAGCCCATTGACGATGAGGTGGTCAAGGAGAACACCCCCTTCGGTTCCATCATGGCCTTCGCCAAGGGCGTGTCCAAGGGCGAGACCAAGTATTCGGAAATGAAGGATGTAAAACCACTATTCCGCCTAAGCCCGCCTAGGAAAGGTTACGAAGGTGTCAAACGCGGCTTCGGGGCCGGAGGCGCCCTGGGCTACCGGGGAGAAGAGATCAACGATCTCATCTCCAGGATGATCTGA
- a CDS encoding uL15m family ribosomal protein, which produces MVSRTEKFRGSRTHGRGKKAGRGAGKRGGTGNAGLHKHKAQYMLKYMPDHFGRHGFKRPQKMVCAKITINVGDLEQTMDAMKAQGTAVERDGTIAVDLTAMGVDKLLGNGQVSASLEITVSEITALAKAKIEEAGGHIVMPE; this is translated from the coding sequence ATGGTAAGCAGGACTGAGAAGTTCAGAGGCTCCAGGACCCACGGTCGCGGAAAGAAGGCAGGACGTGGTGCCGGTAAGCGCGGTGGAACGGGCAACGCCGGATTGCACAAGCACAAGGCCCAGTACATGTTGAAATATATGCCCGATCACTTCGGTCGGCACGGTTTCAAGCGGCCCCAGAAAATGGTCTGCGCCAAGATCACCATTAACGTGGGCGATCTGGAACAGACCATGGACGCCATGAAGGCCCAAGGTACCGCGGTGGAGAGGGACGGAACGATAGCCGTTGACCTCACCGCCATGGGCGTGGACAAGCTGCTGGGCAATGGTCAGGTGAGCGCATCTCTGGAGATCACCGTTTCCGAGATCACGGCTTTGGCCAAGGCTAAGATTGAAGAGGCAGGCGGTCATATCGTGATGCCAGAGTAA